The Haliaeetus albicilla chromosome 19, bHalAlb1.1, whole genome shotgun sequence genome has a segment encoding these proteins:
- the SLC37A3 gene encoding sugar phosphate exchanger 3, translated as MALPGSLRRQPASRGLVSHCTHHHIVVFLLTFFSYSLLHASRKTFSNVKVSISSQWTPSCLNSTAPELRPYELWNSSHLFPNAEEATLFLGTLDTIFLFSYAMGLFVSGIVGDRLNLRWVLSFGMCSSALVVFFFGTLTEWLHFYNKWFYCCLWVVNGLLQSTGWPCVVAVMGNWFGKAGRGFVFGLWSACASVGNILGAFLASCVLKYGYEYAFLVTASVQFAGGVIVFFGLLTSPKEVGLPELGADEDDSVEEDANRPLMGNDDVDDDDRNYSIQATDTDNQPKAIGFFQACCLPGVVLYSLAYACLKLVNYSFFFWLPFYLSNNFGWKEAEADQLSIWYDVGGIIGGTIQGLISDVLQKRAPVLATSLLFAVGSLFGYSRSPNSKPINAVIMAITGFFIGGPSNMISSAISADLGRQDLVKGSSEALATVTGIVDGTGSVGAAVGQYLVSLIQENLGWMWVFYFFILMTSSTILFISPLIVREIKLLLHERRLRMLAE; from the exons ATGGCTTTGCCTGGAAGCTTACGGAGGCAGCCTGCAAGCAGAGGCCTTGTGTCCCATTGCACCCACCATCATATTGTTGTGTTCCTGCTGACCTTCTTCAG TTATTCCCTGCTCCATGCTTCCAGAAAAACGTTCAGTAATGTCAAAGTCAGCATTTCCAGCCAATGGACTCCCTCCTGCCTAAACAGCACGGCCCCTGAGCTCCGGCCATATGAG CTCTGGAACAGCAGCCATTTATTTCCAAATGCAGAAGAAGCAACTCTCTTCTTGGGGACATTGGACactatctttttgttttcctatgcTATG GGTCTCTTTGTCAGTGGCATAGTTGGCGATCGCCTGAATTTACGCTGGGTTTTGTCTTTTGGCATGTGTTCCTCTGCTCTGGTG GTATTCTTCTTTGGCACACTCACAGAATGGTTGCATTTCTACAACAAGTGGTTCTACTGCTGTCTCTGGGTTGTGAATGGCTTGCTGCAGTCCACTGGTTGGCCCTGCGTGGTTGCTGTCATGGGCAATTGGTTCGGAAAAGCTGG GAGAGGTTTTGTGTTTGGACTCTGGAGTGCCTGTGCATCTGTGGGAAATATCCTCGGGGCGTTCCTTGCCTCCTGTGTTCTCAAGTATGGCTATGAG TATGCTTTCTTGGTGACTGCCTCAGTACAGTTTGCTGGAGGAGTCATTGTCTTCTTTGGGCTCCTGACATCACCAAAGGAAGTGG GCCTCCCTGAGCTTGGAGCAGATGAAGACGACAGTGTGGAGGAAGATGCCAACAGACCTTTAATGGGCAATGATGATGTAGATGATGATGACCGGAATTACTCTATTCAAGCAACTGACACTGACAACCAGCCAAAGGCCATTGGCTTTTTCCAGGCTTGTTGCCTTCCAGGTGTAGTACTG TACTCTTTGGCCTATGCCTGCTTGAAACTGGTGAATTACTCGTTCTTCTTCTGGCTGCCGTTCTACCTCAGCAACAACTTTGgatggaaagaagcagaagctgACCAGCTCTCGATCTGGTATGACGTGGGAGGAATAATAG GTGGGACTATCCAGGGCTTGATTTCTGATGTGCTACAGAAGAGAGCCCCAGTGCTAGCAACTAGCCTGCTCTTTGCTGTAGGCTCTCTTTTTGGATACAGCC GTTCTCCAAACAGTAAACCTATCAATGCTGTGATCATGGCAATTACAG GATTTTTCATCGGAGGCCCTTCTAACATGATCAGTTCTGCAATTTCTGCTGACCTGGGGCGCCAGGATCTGGTGAAAGGCAGCAGCGAGGCTCTGGCAACAGTCACGGGAATTGTGGATGGAACTGGCAGTGTTGGTGCAGCAGTGGGTCAG tATCTAGTGTCTTTGATCCAGGAGAATCTGGGATGGATGTGggttttctatttctttattctAATG ACGAGTTCAACAATCCTGTTCATTTCACCATTAATAGTGAGGGAGATCAAATTGCTTCTGCATGAGCGACGCCTGCGAATGCTGGCTGAGTGA
- the RAB19 gene encoding ras-related protein Rab-19 — MPFSSSGADDAFDYLFKIILIGDSNVGKTCVVHRFKTGQYNEKQQNTIGVDFTVRSMDIDGKKVKIQVWDTAGQERFRTITQSYYRSAHGAILAYDLTRRSTFESIPHWIHEIEKYGAANLVMMLIGNKSDSLDKRQVLFEDACTLAEKHGLLAVLETSAKEAQNIEEVFMLMAKELIARNTLQLHGDNPPNSIYLDSRPVIASPSVEKTQCLC; from the exons ATGCCTTTCTCCAGCTCCGGCGCGGACGATGCCTTCGACTACCTCTTCAAGATCATCCTGATCGGGGACTCCAACGTGGGGAAGACCTGCGTGGTGCACCGCTTCAAGACGGGGCAGTACAACGAGAAGCAGCAGAACACCATCGGCGTCGACTTCACCGTGCGCTCCATGGACATCGACGGCAAGAAAGTGAAG ATTCAAGTGTGGGACACAGCTGGTCAAGAACGCTTCCGGACAATAACCCAGTCTTATTACAGGAGTGCCCATGGGGCCATCCTTGCCTATGACCTTACTAGGAGGTCTACATTTGAATCCATTCCTCACTGGATTCATGAAATTGAAAAGTATGGTGCCGCAAACTTGGTCATGATGTTAATTG gaaacaaaTCAGATTCACTGGATAAGCGGCAAGTCCTGTTTGAAGATGCTTGCACACTGGCAGAGAAGCATGGGCTCTTAGCTGTACTGGAGACATCAGCAAAAGAAGCTCAAAACATAGAAGAGGTGTTCATGTTAATGGCTAAGGAGCTAATAGCCCGAAATACCTTACAGCTTCATGGAGACAACCCTCCAAACAGCATCTACCTTGATTCCAGGCCAGTGATTGCCAGTCCAAGTGTGGAGAAGACCCAGTGCCTCTGCtga